The sequence GAGAAGATGGCAGAGGAACTATGAGTACCGACCTCCACTGGTTCAAGTCCAGCTACAGCGGCAGCGAGGGCGGCGACTGTGTAGAGGTGGCCCTCACCTGGTCCAAGTCCACCTACAGCGGAAACCAGGGCGGCGACTGCGTCGAGGTGGCCGCCTGCCCCCACACCGTCCACATCCGCGACTCCAAGGACCTCACCGTCCCCGCGCTCGCCGTCTCCCCCGACACCTGGACGTCCTTCGTGGAGTTCGCCGCGTCGTAGCGACCGGCTCGACGGCGCGGGGACGACAGGGGGCACGCACATGGTCCGCTTGAGCAGAGGTACGGACGGGGTGCTCGAACCGCGTCTGCGGCTGGGCAGTGTCATGGCGCGCGGCGCGGCGTACGGCGTGGGGGCTGCGGTCTGCGTCGTGGTCGCCGCGTTCGTCGTGCGGGATCACGACGCCCGTGTCGACCTGCTGGAAGCGACCACCTATCTGGGACTGCTGACCGGCGCGGTCTTCCTGGTGACCGGGCTGTTCTTCTGGGTGTGCAGCCTCGGCGAGATCCTGCGCTGGCGTGACTTCTTCGCGACCACCGGCCCCCACGAAGTGGTGTCCGTCGTCGGACCGTCCCTGGTCCGCGCCGGTGTCTTCCTGCTCGTGCCCGTTCCCTT is a genomic window of Streptomyces sp. YPW6 containing:
- a CDS encoding DUF6336 family protein; protein product: MVRLSRGTDGVLEPRLRLGSVMARGAAYGVGAAVCVVVAAFVVRDHDARVDLLEATTYLGLLTGAVFLVTGLFFWVCSLGEILRWRDFFATTGPHEVVSVVGPSLVRAGVFLLVPVPFAFGLGRLVTSAEYGSWLWGG
- a CDS encoding DUF397 domain-containing protein translates to MSTDLHWFKSSYSGSEGGDCVEVALTWSKSTYSGNQGGDCVEVAACPHTVHIRDSKDLTVPALAVSPDTWTSFVEFAAS